From the Lathyrus oleraceus cultivar Zhongwan6 chromosome 4, CAAS_Psat_ZW6_1.0, whole genome shotgun sequence genome, one window contains:
- the LOC127074519 gene encoding BEL1-like homeodomain protein 4, translated as MGIATTLSLPSAFSNSSNTQNFYPILEKSQNSTNSMSQDYQHQHHHHPSHHQQGIFGFSNGFERSNTPVEDNSPHHHQQQQIQRDKVRLQGFDSQQPPLQPPPSLIDNIEEEQEALPVYETTGMLSEMFNFPHGASPAAELLEQQQQMASTASFRSSSRTPPPPTPHGIANSSDWYGNRQSILTDSKNHLHNNRDSSSSSIFHHQNHHISNINAESAAAMQLFLMNPQTTRSPSPPPPQPHHPSSTNSSTLHMLLPNPSTTNLQAFNSGAGGSFGQFTWGHGSTQEGGATTSHHQPEIGSVVEGQGLSLSLSSSLQQHHSDELRMGDAAGFLYYNQGGQGPSPGPSYKNLHHHHHLQGGGLGQISHIHQGHIGFGSSSSSSLGVVNVLRNSKYVKAAQELLEEFCSVGRGQFKKNKFSRQLSNPNSNQGGGSINGGASSSSSKDVSPLSPADRIEHQRRKVKLLTMLDEVDRRYSHYCEQMQMVVNSFDLVMGFGAAVPYTALAQKAMSRHFRCLKDAITAQLKHSCELLGEKDGVGSSGLTKGETPRLKLLEQSLRQQRAFHQMGMMEQEAWRPQRGLPERSVNILRAWLFEHFLHPYPSDADKHLLARQTGLSRNQVSNWFINARVRLWKPMVEDMYQQELKEAEGSSEGEEDRENKNQSSTSNTNTNNNNTSGHISTTTTIAQTPTASPTTTTPQPTSNNNNKRSNIMNANIENDPSLTPIINRQGFSENQAILLQQQSTTKTTVSQVAPPISDSMPIDDTCRHGSFVTAEYGTTPASSSDNIIRFGTTTSGDVSLTLGLRHAGNLPDKTTFSLTDFGGI; from the exons ATGGGGATAGCAACAACTTTATCACTTCCTTCAGCTTTCTCTAATTCATCAAACACACAAAATTTCTATCCAATCTTAGAAAAGTCTCAAAACTCAACCAATTCTATGTCACAAGATTATCAGCACCAGCATCACCACCACCCGAGCCACCACCAACAAGGAATCTTTGGCTTCTCGAACGGATTCGAGAGATCAAACACTCCGGTGGAAGACAACAGTCCACACCACCACCAACAGCAACAAATTCAAAGAGACAAAGTGAGACTCCAAGGCTTCGACTCACAACAACCACCACTCCAACCACCGCCGTCGCTAATAGACAACATAGAAGAAGAACAAGAAGCTCTCCCGGTTTACGAAACAACCGGAATGTTGTCGGAAATGTTCAATTTCCCTCACGGCGCCTCTCCTGCAGCTGAATTATTAGAACAGCAACAACAAATGGCGTCGACTGCGTCGTTCCGTTCCTCGTCAAGAACACCACCACCACCAACACCACATGGAATAGCCAATTCCAGTGACTGGTACGGAAACAGACAATCGATTTTAACAGATTCGAAAAACCATCTTCATAATAACCGTGACAGTAGCAGCAGCAGCATATTTCATCATCAGAATCATCACATATCAAACATTAATGCTGAGTCAGCAGCAGCCATGCAGCTTTTTCTCATGAATCCACAAACCACCAGATCTCCATCTCCTCCACCACCTCAACCTCATCATCCTTCATCTACAAATTCATCCACTCTCCACATGTTACTTCCCAATCCTTCGACTACTAATCTCCAAGCTTTTAACTCCGGAGCGGGAGGGTCTTTCGGTCAATTCACATGGGGACATGGAAGTACTCAAGAAGGAGGAGCAACAACAAGTCATCACCAACCTGAGATTGGAAGTGTTGTTGAAGGACAAGGTCTTTCATTGTCTTTATCTTCATCCTTACAACAACACCACTCCGACGAATTACGAATGGGCGACGCTGCTGGGTTTCTATATTACAATCAAGGAGGACAAGGACCCAGTCCCGGACCGTCTTACAAGAATCTTCACCATCATCATCATTTACAAGGAGGCGGATTAGGACAAATCAGCCATATTCATCAAGGACATATTGGATTCGgttcatcatcttcttcttctttaggTGTTGTTAATGTTTTAAGAAATTCAAAGTATGTTAAAGCAGCTCAAGAATTACTTGAAGAATTTTGTAGTGTTGGAAGGGGTCAATTCAAGAAGAATAAATTTAGCAGACAGTTATCAAACCCTAATTCAAATCAAGGTGGTGGTAGTATTAATGGTGGTGCTTCTTCATCATCCTCAAAAGATGTTTCACCTTTATCACCTGCTGATAGGATTGAGCATCAGAGAAGAAAGGTCAAACTTCTAACCATGCTTGACGAG GTGGATAGAAGATACAGTCACTACTGTGAACAAATGCAAATGGTGGTGAACTCATTTGATTTAGTGATGGGATTTGGTGCTGCAGTTCCATACACTGCGCTAGCTCAGAAGGCAATGTCGAGGCATTTTAGGTGCTTAAAAGATGCAATAACAGCACAGTTGAAGCATAGCTGTGAGTTATTGGGAGAGAAAGATGGTGTGGGGTCATCTGGTTTGACAAAAGGAGAGACGCCGAGGCTTAAGCTGCTTGAACAAAGCTTGAGACAGCAAAGAGCGTTTCATCAGATGGGGATGATGGAACAGGAAGCTTGGAGACCACAGAGAGGATTGCCTGAACGATCTGTCAACATTTTGAGAGCCTGGCTTTTTGAACATTTTCTTCATCC GTACCCAAGTGATGCAGATAAGCATCTCTTAGCAAGACAGACTGGCCTTTCCAGAAATCAG GTATCAAACTGGTTCATTAATGCAAGGGTTCGATTGTGGAAACCCATGGTAGAAGATATGTACCAACAAGAACTTAAAGAAGCAGAAGGATCCTCAGAAGGTGAAGAAGATAGAGAAAACAAGAATCAAAGCAGTACTAGcaacaccaacaccaacaacaacaacactagTGGTCACATATCTACTACAACAACAATTGCACAAACTCCAACAGCATctccaacaacaacaacaccacaACCTACAAGCAACAACAATAATAAGAGATCCAATATTATGAATGCCAATATTGAAAACGACCCATCACTTACACCAATAATAAATAGACAAGGCTTCTCGGAAAACCAAGCAATATTGTTACAACAACAATCAACCACCAAAACCACCGTCTCTCAAGTCGCGCCACCTATCTCCGATTCTATGCCCATTGATGACACGTGTCGACATGGCAGCTTTGTTACAGCCGAATATGGGACCACACCTGCTTCTTCTTCTGACAATATTATCAGATTTGGGACCACTACTTCTGGTGACGTGTCTCTCACTTTAGGGCTACGTCACGCCGGAAATTTGCCCGACAAAACTACTTTCTCTCTTACAGACTTTGGAGGcatttaa